ACCAGAGTTTAAAAACTATAATATGATTAATTTTATTGAAAATTGTAATAAAGATGTACTAAACAAATTAGAAAAAGAAATGGACTCTTTTAAGCAAACTTATTCAATAGAAAAAATTCAAATACTATCTCCTATAACAAAACCAATACATGATATTATATGTGTGGGAGTAAATTATCAGGATCATATTAATGAAGTAAAAAACAATATTAATGATGTGCAAAACACAAAGCCAGTATACTTTTCTAAAAGAGCCATTTATATAATAGGGCATAATCATAATATAAATGCAAGATTAGATTTAGATGAAACTTTAGATTATGAAGTAGAATTAGCTATAATAATAGGCAAAAAAGCAAAAGACATAAAAATAGAAGAAGTAAATGAATATATATTTGGATATAGTATTTTTAATGATATATCTTCAAGAAAAATACAAAAAGAGCATTCTCAGTGGTATAAAGGAAAAAGTTTAGATACTTATAGTTCAATGGGGCCATGCATTGTATATAAAGATGATATAAAAGATATAAATAACCTAAACATCAAATCAACTCTAAACGATGAAATAAGACAAAACTCAAATACAAAAAACATGATACATAATATATATGAATTAGTAAGCGATGTATCTAAGGGAATGACTCTTGAAGCAGGAGATATTATAGCTACAGGTACACCTTCTGGGGTTGGTATGGGCTTTAAGCCTCCTAAATATATGAAAACTGGAGATAAGATAACTTGCTACATAGAAAATATTGGCGAGCTAACTAATTATGTTAAATAAATTATAAGTTTAATTTAACTTCATCTTCGCCCTCATAGCAGTACCTACATACGCATTTATATATATCATCCCCTATCACAATTCTATCAACATCTTTTATTATTCTTTTTGAATATATTCCCTTTCTTCCGCAATCACATTTACCAAACACTTTTATATGCACATCAATTAAATCTTCTTCTATTAGGCTGCTCACACTCTCCCAATAATTCCTCTTAAAGTCCATATCCAAAGAAG
The genomic region above belongs to Brachyspira sp. SAP_772 and contains:
- a CDS encoding fumarylacetoacetate hydrolase family protein, which translates into the protein MKFVSFLEWNNTEAIGILTKNEQSVIPIADIIPEFKNYNMINFIENCNKDVLNKLEKEMDSFKQTYSIEKIQILSPITKPIHDIICVGVNYQDHINEVKNNINDVQNTKPVYFSKRAIYIIGHNHNINARLDLDETLDYEVELAIIIGKKAKDIKIEEVNEYIFGYSIFNDISSRKIQKEHSQWYKGKSLDTYSSMGPCIVYKDDIKDINNLNIKSTLNDEIRQNSNTKNMIHNIYELVSDVSKGMTLEAGDIIATGTPSGVGMGFKPPKYMKTGDKITCYIENIGELTNYVK